The Henckelia pumila isolate YLH828 chromosome 2, ASM3356847v2, whole genome shotgun sequence genome includes a window with the following:
- the LOC140878400 gene encoding uncharacterized protein, translating into MVQTAMKVEQQLKRRGAGRSTLGGGSSTSWRSNVAKREDNKPVCQGIVHISSQCPNKKLMIINACGDVESKNDEENCDGMHALVDPDDEDGFGAVVGELLVSRRALHAQPREEEESQRENLFHTRYFVNEKHPQPYRLQWFNDCAEVKVNRRVVVPFSIGILMSKIYLKSGYHQSRIREGDEWKAAFKTKYGLYEWMFVVVYFDVILVYSKNLDDHVEHLRVVLITLRAEHLYANLKKCLFCTNELVFLGFIVSAQGGVGIGSVLTQGGKPVAYFSEKLSGASLNYPTYDKEFYALVRILETWQHYLRPKEFVIHTNHESLKHLKGQQKLNKRHGKWVAFLETFPYVIKYKQGKENVVADALSRSVHSTTNYSPFEVVYGFNPLTPLDLMSLPMSERVNMDGMKKAEFVKSLHEKVRENIEKKNVQYTKQANKGRKKVVFKPGDWVWLHMRKECFFGEEAFKFVTSRGWSFSSRGANQRQCLQTRFAR; encoded by the exons ATGGTGCAGACggccatgaaggtggagcagcagCTCAAGAGAAGAGGAGCTGGACGATCTACTTTAGGTGGAGGATCGTCGACTTCTTGGCGTTCGAacgttgcaaaacgggaggacaacaagccggt gtgtCAAGGTATTGTCCATATTTCTAGTCAATGCCCAAATAAGAAATTGATGATTATTAATGCTTGTGGTGATGTGGAGTCTAAAAATGATGAGGAAAATTGTGATGGTATGCATGCGTTGGTAGATCCTGATGATGAGGATGGGTTTGGGGCTGTTGTTGGTGAGTTATTGGTGAGTAGGAGAGCGTTACATGCACAACCTAGAGAGGAAGAAGAGAGTCAGAGGGAAAATCTTTTTCATACTCGTTATTTTGTAAATGAAAAG catcctcaaccatataggtTGCAATGGTTCAATGACTGTGCGGAGGTGAAAGTTAATAGGCGAGTAGTGGTGCCATTTTCTATTGGCATTTTGATGAG CAAAATTTATCTTaaaagtggttatcatcaaaGTAGGATAAGAGAGGGAGACGAGTGGAAAGCTGCATTTAAAACAAAGTATGGGTTGTATGAATGgatg TTTGTGGTGGTGTATTTTGATGTTATACTAGTATATAGTAAAAACTTGGATGATCATGTCGAACATTTAAGAGTTGTTTTAATCACATTGCGTGCTGAACATTTATATGCTAACCTGAAGAAATGTTTGTTTTGTACAAACGAACTCGTATTTCTTGGTTTTATTGTGAGTGCACAAG GAG gtgtaggGATTGGAAGTGTCTTGACGCAAGGAGGAAAGCCAGTGGCGTACTTCAGCGAGAAGTTGAGTGGAGcgtccttgaattatcctacctatgaCAAAGAGTTTTATGCGTTGGTGAGGATACTCGAGACATGGCAGcactatttgaggccaaaagagtTCGTGATTCATACGAATCATGAGTCTTTAAAGCATCTCAAAGGGCAGCAAAAGTTGAATAAAAGACATGGCAAATGGGTAGCATTCTTGGAGACATTTCCTTATGtcatcaagtacaagcaaggtaaGGAGAATGTGGTAGCAGATGCGTTGTCAAGGAG tgtgcattctactacgaaTTATTCACCTTTTGAAGTTGTTTATGGTTTTAACCCATTGactccgttggatttgatgtcgttacctatgagtgaaagggttaatatgGATGGAATGAAGAAAGCTGAATTTGTGAAGAGCTTGCATGAGAAAGTACGTGAGAATATCGAGAAAAAGAATGTGCAGTATACCAAGCAAGCGAACAAGGGAAGGAAGAAGGTTGTATTTAAACccggtgattgggtttggttgcatATGAGAAAAGAGTGTTTTTTTGGAGAAGAGGCGTTCAAATTTGTTACCTCGAGGGGATGGTCCTTTTCAAGTCGTGGAGCGAATCAACGACAATGCCTACAAACTagatttgccag gtga